From Saccharothrix espanaensis DSM 44229, the proteins below share one genomic window:
- a CDS encoding carbohydrate ABC transporter permease: MKRRIAEVVTVLIAGVVAFPLYWMVLTAIKPESEVISADPRPWTLAPTLDSFVRALTVQSFGRYLLNSLVVALAVVLLSLLISFLAATALTRFRFRSRTTLLVMLLVVQMVPVEALTIPLFFMMKSVRDVVPVFGLNHLGSLVLVHLAFSLPFAIWMLRGFVAAVPVELEEAATLDGASRFRFLWQVLFPLVAPGLVATSVLSFIHAWNDFLFAKTFIISAAENQTLPLALQVFIKPDQNDWGAIMAGSTLMTIPVLIFFIVVQRRLVAGLAGAVKS, encoded by the coding sequence GTGAAGCGGCGCATCGCCGAGGTCGTCACCGTGCTGATCGCCGGTGTGGTGGCGTTCCCGCTGTACTGGATGGTCCTGACGGCGATCAAGCCCGAGTCCGAGGTGATCTCCGCGGATCCCCGGCCGTGGACGCTCGCGCCGACGCTGGACAGCTTCGTGCGCGCGCTGACCGTGCAGAGCTTCGGGCGCTACCTGCTCAACAGCCTCGTGGTGGCGCTGGCGGTGGTGCTGCTCAGCCTGCTCATCTCGTTCCTGGCGGCCACCGCGCTGACCCGGTTCCGGTTCCGCAGCCGGACCACGTTGCTGGTGATGCTGCTGGTCGTGCAGATGGTGCCGGTCGAGGCGCTGACCATCCCGCTGTTCTTCATGATGAAGTCGGTGCGGGACGTGGTGCCGGTGTTCGGCCTCAACCACCTGGGTTCGCTGGTGCTGGTGCACCTGGCGTTCAGCCTGCCGTTCGCGATCTGGATGCTGCGCGGGTTCGTGGCCGCGGTGCCGGTGGAGCTGGAGGAGGCCGCGACCCTCGACGGCGCGTCCCGCTTCCGGTTCCTCTGGCAGGTGCTGTTCCCGCTGGTGGCGCCGGGTCTGGTGGCGACCAGCGTGCTGTCGTTCATCCACGCGTGGAACGACTTCCTGTTCGCCAAGACGTTCATCATCTCGGCGGCGGAGAACCAGACGCTGCCCCTGGCGTTGCAGGTCTTCATCAAGCCGGACCAGAACGACTGGGGCGCGATCATGGCCGGGTCGACGTTGATGACGATCCCGGTGCTGATCTTCTTCATTGTGGTGCAGCGACGACTGGTCGCGGGACTGGCAGGAGCGGTGAAGTCGTGA
- a CDS encoding AAA family ATPase, with the protein MTPEDLAAELDRVGYLPDAGVATAAFLAWRMSRPLFCEGEPGTGKTSLALALARALDLPLIRLQCHEGIDAAQALYDWDFPRQVLHLRALEAAGPVDVERAEASLYTRRFLLARPLLRALEEAPCVLLVDEVDRADDEFEAFLLEVLGENSVTIPELGVVTARTPPLVVLTSNRTREVHDALKRRCLYHWLEHPDLAREVAILKRRLPGVDDRLANQVASAVRRLRELELIKPPGVAEALDWAQALVTLGRTELDAETAAATLGAVLKYREDAQRALSAGVLGAPPGSTIGG; encoded by the coding sequence GTGACGCCCGAGGACCTGGCAGCGGAGTTGGACCGCGTCGGCTACCTGCCCGACGCCGGTGTCGCCACGGCGGCGTTCCTGGCGTGGCGGATGAGCCGGCCGCTGTTCTGCGAGGGCGAACCCGGCACCGGCAAGACCTCGCTCGCGCTGGCCCTGGCGCGTGCGCTGGACCTGCCGCTGATCCGGTTGCAGTGCCACGAGGGCATCGACGCCGCGCAGGCCCTCTACGACTGGGACTTCCCGCGCCAGGTGCTGCACCTGCGGGCGCTGGAGGCGGCGGGCCCGGTCGACGTCGAGCGTGCGGAGGCGTCGCTCTACACGCGCCGGTTCCTGCTCGCGCGCCCGTTGCTGCGGGCGCTGGAGGAGGCGCCGTGCGTGCTGCTGGTGGACGAGGTGGACCGCGCCGACGACGAGTTCGAGGCGTTCCTGCTGGAGGTGCTGGGCGAGAACTCGGTGACCATCCCGGAACTGGGCGTGGTCACCGCGCGGACGCCGCCGCTGGTCGTGCTCACCTCCAACCGCACCCGCGAGGTGCACGACGCCCTCAAGCGCCGCTGCCTCTACCACTGGCTCGAACACCCCGACCTGGCGCGCGAGGTGGCGATCCTGAAACGCCGGCTGCCCGGCGTCGACGACCGGCTGGCGAACCAGGTCGCGTCAGCCGTGCGGCGGTTGCGCGAGCTGGAGCTGATCAAACCGCCGGGCGTCGCCGAGGCCCTGGACTGGGCGCAGGCCCTGGTCACGCTGGGTCGGACCGAGTTGGACGCGGAAACGGCGGCGGCCACGCTGGGTGCGGTCCTGAAGTACCGGGAGGACGCACAACGCGCTCTGTCGGCCGGTGTGCTCGGGGCCCCTCCCGGGAGCACAATCGGGGGATGA
- a CDS encoding beta-N-acetylhexosaminidase, which translates to MILPRPVSFTPGEGDVVWDGSIESRLTLDGPSGAYRLVVGPGVVVEAADEAGLFYARQTLRQLAGPDSFRAAPISREPVRLPVCVVEDEPRFAWRGVMLDVARHFLPKHDLLRYVDLMAVHKLNVLHLHLTDDQGWRFECKKFPLLHEVGGWRPSSRYGDRRSGGQTGRPHGGYYTQDDLREVVAYAAQRHITVVPEIDVPGHSQAAIAAYPELGVTPGGVWTDWGVNPNALKADEATVDFYRQVFDELLDVFPSEVIGLGGDEAEGGDGRFVRRIAQHLVQRGRRPHGWDEVLDVGPLPTTTVVASWRGEEAGLTALDRGHDVVMCPEAHVYLDYRQGAGEDEPIPVGTLLTWEDVYAYEPAAADRVLGAQTNVWTEHLDSPRRVDYAVFPRLCAFAEVVWSTPARDVEEFRARLAGHHLPRLDALGVEYRPLTGPKPWQTLPGVPGFPR; encoded by the coding sequence GTGATTCTTCCTCGACCGGTGTCCTTCACGCCCGGCGAAGGCGACGTCGTCTGGGACGGCTCGATCGAGAGCCGGCTCACGCTCGACGGGCCGTCCGGCGCGTACCGGCTGGTGGTCGGGCCGGGCGTGGTGGTCGAAGCGGCCGACGAGGCCGGGCTGTTCTACGCGCGCCAGACCCTCAGGCAGTTGGCGGGACCGGATTCCTTCCGCGCCGCGCCGATCTCGCGGGAGCCCGTGCGGCTGCCGGTGTGCGTGGTCGAGGACGAGCCCCGGTTCGCGTGGCGCGGCGTGATGCTCGACGTGGCGCGGCACTTCCTGCCCAAGCACGACCTGCTGCGGTACGTGGACCTCATGGCCGTGCACAAGCTGAACGTGCTGCACCTGCACCTCACCGACGACCAGGGCTGGCGCTTCGAGTGCAAGAAGTTCCCGCTGCTGCACGAGGTCGGCGGCTGGCGACCGTCCTCGCGGTACGGGGACCGGCGCAGCGGCGGCCAGACCGGCCGGCCGCACGGCGGCTACTACACGCAGGACGACCTGCGCGAGGTGGTGGCGTACGCGGCACAGCGGCACATCACCGTCGTGCCCGAGATCGACGTGCCCGGCCACAGCCAGGCGGCGATCGCGGCCTACCCGGAACTCGGCGTCACGCCCGGCGGGGTGTGGACCGACTGGGGCGTGAACCCCAACGCGCTCAAGGCCGACGAGGCCACGGTGGACTTCTACCGGCAGGTGTTCGACGAGCTGCTGGACGTGTTCCCGAGCGAGGTCATCGGGCTGGGCGGCGACGAGGCCGAGGGCGGCGACGGGCGGTTCGTCCGGCGCATCGCGCAGCACCTGGTCCAGCGCGGCCGCCGGCCGCACGGCTGGGACGAGGTCCTGGACGTCGGTCCGCTGCCCACCACGACGGTCGTCGCGTCGTGGCGGGGCGAGGAGGCCGGGCTCACGGCGCTGGACCGGGGCCACGACGTGGTCATGTGCCCCGAGGCGCACGTCTACCTGGACTACCGCCAGGGCGCCGGCGAGGACGAGCCCATCCCGGTCGGCACCCTGCTGACCTGGGAGGACGTCTACGCCTACGAGCCCGCGGCGGCCGACCGGGTGCTCGGCGCACAGACGAACGTGTGGACCGAGCACCTCGACTCCCCGCGGCGCGTCGACTACGCCGTCTTCCCCCGGTTGTGCGCGTTCGCCGAGGTGGTGTGGAGCACCCCGGCCCGTGACGTCGAGGAGTTCCGGGCCAGGCTCGCCGGGCACCACCTGCCGAGGCTGGACGCGCTGGGCGTCGAGTACCGCCCGCTGACCGGTCCGAAGCCGTGGCAGACGCTGCCCGGCGTCCCCGGCTTCCCCCGGTGA
- a CDS encoding copper homeostasis protein CutC — protein sequence MLEVIALDAADAVAAQAGGAHRLELVTDMAADGLTPSPDLLRSVLAATDLPVRVMLRDAAGFAPGSVDGLRRDAAALREAGATEFVLGFLDGSGWVDQDTCRAVLTELDGCRWTFHRALDNSADPEAAWGVVAGLGCDTVLASGSPRGVADGFPVLERLAARQDEVALLVGGGLQQDQVGPLKAVGATGFHVGSAVRPGGWDAPLSADAVRTWANLV from the coding sequence ATGCTTGAGGTAATCGCTCTCGACGCGGCCGACGCCGTCGCCGCCCAGGCCGGTGGAGCGCACCGGCTCGAACTCGTCACCGACATGGCCGCCGACGGGCTGACCCCGTCCCCGGACCTGCTGCGCAGCGTCCTGGCCGCCACCGACCTGCCGGTCCGCGTGATGCTGCGCGACGCGGCGGGCTTCGCGCCCGGCTCGGTGGACGGCCTGCGCCGCGACGCGGCGGCGCTGCGCGAGGCGGGTGCGACGGAGTTCGTGCTCGGCTTCCTCGACGGCAGCGGCTGGGTCGACCAGGACACCTGCCGCGCCGTGCTGACCGAGCTCGACGGCTGCCGCTGGACCTTCCACCGCGCCCTCGACAACTCCGCCGATCCCGAAGCCGCCTGGGGCGTGGTCGCCGGGCTGGGCTGCGACACGGTGCTCGCGTCCGGCTCGCCGCGCGGTGTCGCCGACGGCTTCCCGGTGCTGGAGCGGCTCGCCGCCCGGCAGGACGAGGTGGCGCTGCTGGTCGGCGGCGGGCTCCAGCAGGACCAGGTGGGGCCGTTGAAGGCGGTCGGGGCCACCGGCTTCCACGTCGGGAGCGCGGTTCGACCCGGCGGGTGGGACGCTCCACTGTCCGCCGACGCCGTCCGGACCTGGGCAAATCTGGTCTAG
- a CDS encoding low temperature requirement protein A, with product MSSGRARVVHEGARVTPLELFFDLVFVYAITQVTQLMADDPTARGVLRGMLLLAILWWCWCCYSWLGNRVHADDDGARVVLFAAMAVMLVAAVTIPEAFVDLAGGLPGPLVFAACYLLVRVLHLVAYWRFSGGDASLRRQLALTAAPMAAGTAILVGASFTSGAVQTGLWALALVVDYGGVLAAGVSGWRVQSAVHFAERYSLIVLIALGESIVAVGLGVAELPVSWPIIYGIVCGLVIAAALWWAYFDVVAPVAEKVLHAATGARRAALARDSFTYLHLPMIAGIVLMALGLKKTMNYLGGADGHTPDEHLHGVGPYALYGGVLLYVLGHIGFRLRNLGTVNKVRVVVAVVLVALTPVALLVPAWAALGLLTLTCVGWIAVEVWRYGGARREIRDHAHTPDLVH from the coding sequence ATGTCCTCAGGTCGGGCCCGGGTGGTCCACGAAGGCGCGCGGGTGACACCGCTCGAACTGTTCTTCGATCTGGTCTTCGTCTACGCGATCACCCAGGTCACCCAGCTGATGGCCGACGACCCGACGGCGCGGGGCGTGCTGCGCGGGATGCTGCTGCTGGCGATCCTCTGGTGGTGCTGGTGCTGCTACTCGTGGCTGGGCAACCGGGTGCACGCCGACGACGACGGCGCGCGGGTGGTGCTGTTCGCGGCGATGGCCGTGATGCTGGTGGCGGCGGTGACCATCCCGGAGGCGTTCGTCGACCTCGCGGGCGGCCTGCCCGGTCCGCTGGTGTTCGCCGCGTGCTACCTGCTGGTCCGGGTGCTGCACCTGGTGGCGTACTGGCGGTTCTCCGGCGGCGACGCGAGCCTGCGCCGGCAGTTGGCGCTGACCGCCGCGCCGATGGCGGCCGGGACCGCGATCCTGGTCGGGGCGTCGTTCACCTCCGGCGCGGTGCAGACCGGGCTGTGGGCGCTGGCGCTGGTCGTGGACTACGGCGGCGTGCTGGCGGCCGGGGTGTCCGGGTGGCGGGTGCAGTCGGCGGTGCACTTCGCCGAGCGGTACTCGCTGATCGTGCTGATCGCGTTGGGCGAGTCGATCGTGGCGGTGGGCCTGGGCGTGGCGGAGCTGCCGGTGTCGTGGCCGATCATCTACGGGATCGTGTGCGGGCTGGTGATCGCGGCGGCGCTGTGGTGGGCGTACTTCGACGTGGTCGCGCCGGTCGCGGAGAAGGTGCTGCACGCGGCGACCGGTGCGCGGCGGGCGGCGCTGGCCCGTGACTCGTTCACCTACCTGCACCTGCCGATGATCGCGGGCATCGTGCTGATGGCGCTGGGGCTGAAGAAGACGATGAACTACCTCGGCGGGGCGGACGGCCACACCCCCGACGAGCACCTGCACGGGGTCGGGCCGTACGCGCTCTACGGCGGGGTGCTGCTGTACGTGCTCGGGCACATCGGGTTCCGGCTGCGCAACCTGGGCACGGTGAACAAGGTGCGGGTCGTGGTGGCGGTGGTGCTGGTGGCGTTGACGCCGGTCGCGCTGCTGGTGCCCGCGTGGGCCGCGCTCGGGCTGCTGACGCTGACCTGCGTGGGGTGGATTGCCGTCGAGGTGTGGCGGTACGGCGGCGCACGCCGTGAGATCCGCGACCACGCCCACACCCCCGACCTCGTCCACTGA
- a CDS encoding PspC domain-containing protein, with amino-acid sequence MTNDAITEATAKVKKLRRSRDDRMVAGVCGGVAEMVGVDAAILRILLVAATLFGFGAGAVLYLAAWILVPEKD; translated from the coding sequence ATGACGAACGACGCGATCACCGAAGCCACCGCCAAGGTCAAGAAGCTCCGCCGGAGCCGGGACGACCGGATGGTCGCCGGGGTCTGCGGCGGCGTCGCCGAGATGGTCGGCGTGGACGCCGCCATCCTGCGCATCCTGCTGGTCGCCGCGACCCTGTTCGGGTTCGGCGCCGGCGCCGTCCTCTACCTCGCCGCCTGGATCCTGGTGCCCGAGAAGGACTGA
- a CDS encoding carbohydrate ABC transporter permease, with protein sequence MMRAHRGDGRIAFAYLAPALLVLVGLMGYPIYQLVLISLFDYGQEQVSGGAPLTFLGLENYADLLSDAKFWSVLGQTVGFAAVCVIGTLLVGAALAVLATRVRTWARMTLFLAALGAWATPAVAGSTIWLFLFDANFGFVNEVLGSTGFSWTYDKWLAFGLVAAQVIWCSFPFVMVTLYAGIKSIPGEVLEAAALDGASALRTARSVILPLLRPLLIVVTIQSIIWDFKIFTQVYIMTSGGGIAGRNLVLNVYAYQQAFAASEYGLGAGIGVITTVLLLLVTLGYLRALKKSGESL encoded by the coding sequence ATGATGCGCGCCCACCGGGGCGACGGGCGGATCGCGTTCGCCTACCTCGCCCCGGCGCTCCTCGTGCTGGTCGGGCTGATGGGGTACCCGATCTACCAGCTCGTGCTCATCTCGCTGTTCGACTACGGCCAGGAGCAGGTCAGCGGCGGCGCGCCGCTGACCTTCCTGGGCCTGGAGAACTACGCCGACCTGCTGTCGGACGCCAAGTTCTGGTCGGTGCTCGGCCAGACGGTCGGCTTCGCGGCGGTGTGCGTTATCGGGACCCTGCTGGTCGGCGCGGCGCTCGCCGTGCTGGCCACCAGGGTCCGCACCTGGGCCCGGATGACGCTGTTCCTGGCCGCGCTCGGCGCGTGGGCGACCCCGGCGGTGGCCGGGTCGACCATCTGGCTGTTCCTGTTCGACGCGAACTTCGGCTTCGTCAACGAGGTGCTCGGCAGCACCGGGTTCTCCTGGACCTACGACAAGTGGCTGGCCTTCGGGCTGGTCGCCGCCCAGGTGATCTGGTGCTCGTTCCCGTTCGTCATGGTGACGCTCTACGCGGGCATCAAGTCGATCCCGGGCGAGGTGCTGGAGGCCGCCGCGCTGGACGGGGCGTCGGCGTTGCGCACGGCGCGCTCGGTGATCCTGCCGCTGCTGCGCCCGCTGCTGATCGTCGTGACGATCCAGTCGATCATCTGGGACTTCAAGATCTTCACCCAGGTCTACATCATGACCAGCGGCGGCGGCATCGCCGGCCGCAACCTGGTGCTCAACGTCTACGCCTACCAACAGGCGTTCGCCGCCTCGGAGTACGGGCTGGGCGCGGGCATCGGCGTGATCACGACCGTGTTGCTGCTGCTGGTCACGCTCGGCTACCTGCGGGCGCTGAAGAAGTCGGGGGAGTCGCTGTGA
- a CDS encoding extracellular solute-binding protein, which yields MMRVAKRWAAVAAGLAVTVLAGCAPVQSGPTASSSDQQTGQLRVWLFDEVNRGPKEAVVKEAVTEFQNAHQGVTVDVQYIQVQSRAERFKAAFSDPKSAPDVAEFGNTDLAGYVAGGGFAEIDLGSWADSKDLLPAVLDTGKVDGKVYGVPWYVGVRALYYRTDVFSELGLKPPTKLDEIAPLARQIRAAKPDLLGISAGGKYTYGAMPFVWANGGEIARKDGDKYTAAIDSADAKTGLRQYTELIADDICPPAQCAGNGGDASVEAFRAGKAAMVVGGDFNRKSVDASTAAGKYAVVPLPGKTAGSVAPAFAGGNLLGVMKGSERKSLATQFLQLLGGKQYQRKMFDAMGNMPTFGDVQNDVAKANPAVEPFIKTLNAGTRFVPVTAKWATIDAQAVLPTLLQEVATGGSDLDTAAKKAADAMNAAFGS from the coding sequence ATGATGCGGGTAGCGAAGAGGTGGGCCGCGGTGGCGGCAGGCCTTGCCGTCACGGTGTTGGCCGGGTGCGCCCCGGTGCAGTCCGGTCCGACGGCGTCGAGTTCAGACCAGCAGACCGGGCAACTCCGGGTCTGGCTGTTCGACGAGGTCAACCGGGGCCCGAAGGAGGCCGTCGTCAAGGAGGCGGTGACCGAGTTCCAGAACGCCCACCAGGGCGTCACGGTCGACGTGCAGTACATCCAGGTCCAGTCGCGCGCCGAGCGCTTCAAGGCCGCGTTCAGCGACCCGAAGAGCGCGCCGGACGTCGCCGAGTTCGGCAACACCGACCTCGCGGGCTACGTCGCCGGCGGCGGGTTCGCCGAGATCGACCTCGGCTCGTGGGCCGACTCGAAGGACCTGCTGCCCGCCGTGCTCGACACCGGCAAGGTGGACGGCAAGGTCTACGGCGTGCCGTGGTACGTCGGCGTCCGCGCCCTGTACTACCGCACCGACGTGTTCAGCGAGCTCGGCCTCAAGCCGCCGACGAAGCTCGACGAGATCGCGCCGCTGGCCCGGCAGATCCGCGCCGCCAAGCCCGACCTGCTCGGCATCTCCGCCGGCGGCAAGTACACCTACGGCGCGATGCCGTTCGTGTGGGCCAACGGCGGCGAGATCGCCCGCAAGGACGGCGACAAGTACACCGCCGCCATCGACAGCGCCGACGCCAAGACCGGTCTGCGCCAGTACACCGAGCTGATCGCCGACGACATCTGCCCGCCGGCCCAGTGCGCCGGCAACGGCGGTGACGCGAGCGTCGAGGCGTTCCGCGCGGGCAAGGCGGCGATGGTGGTCGGCGGCGACTTCAACCGCAAGTCCGTCGACGCCTCCACGGCCGCCGGCAAGTACGCCGTCGTGCCGCTGCCCGGCAAGACCGCGGGCTCGGTGGCCCCGGCGTTCGCGGGCGGCAACCTGCTGGGCGTGATGAAGGGTTCCGAGCGCAAGTCGCTGGCCACCCAGTTCCTCCAGCTGCTCGGCGGCAAGCAGTACCAGCGCAAGATGTTCGACGCGATGGGCAACATGCCGACCTTCGGCGACGTGCAGAACGACGTGGCCAAGGCGAACCCGGCGGTCGAGCCGTTCATCAAGACCCTCAACGCGGGCACCAGGTTCGTGCCGGTGACCGCGAAGTGGGCCACGATCGACGCGCAGGCCGTGCTGCCGACCCTCCTTCAGGAGGTCGCGACCGGCGGCAGTGACCTGGACACCGCCGCGAAGAAGGCCGCCGACGCCATGAATGCGGCGTTCGGTTCATGA